A section of the Bacillus sp. HSf4 genome encodes:
- a CDS encoding DUF2892 domain-containing protein — protein MKQNIGLFDAVFRIACGLTILSAAAAKFTRKPWCRMTLFCMFMGALKAASGILRFCPMTYVCQTYMKQQGQTGEQP, from the coding sequence ATGAAGCAAAACATCGGACTGTTTGACGCCGTATTTCGCATCGCCTGCGGACTGACGATCCTGTCGGCGGCAGCGGCAAAGTTTACGAGAAAACCGTGGTGCAGAATGACGCTTTTCTGCATGTTTATGGGCGCGCTGAAAGCCGCTTCCGGCATTTTACGATTTTGTCCCATGACATATGTTTGCCAAACTTATATGAAGCAACAGGGACAGACTGGCGAACAGCCGTAA
- the purF gene encoding amidophosphoribosyltransferase, which yields MLAEIKGLNEECGVFGIWGHDEAPQITYYGLHSLQHRGQEGAGIVATDGQQLSAHKGLGLITEVFQNGELEKVKGRGAIGHVRYATAGGGGFENVQPLLFHSQNNGSLALAHNGNLVNASQLKQQLENQGSIFQTSSDTEVLAHLIKRSGHFELKDQIKNALSMLKGAYAFLIMTESEMIVALDPNGLRPLSIAMLGDAYVVASETCAFDVVGATYLRDVEPGEMLIINDEGMKSERFSININRSICSMEYIYFSRPDSNINGINVHSARKNLGKKLAEESGVEADVVTGVPDSSISAAIGYAEATGIPYELGLIKNRYVGRTFIQPSQSLREQGVRMKLSAVRGVVEGKRVVMVDDSIVRGTTSRRIVTMLREAGATEVHVRISSPPIAHPCFYGIDTSTHEELIASSHSVEEIRQEIGADTLSFLSIEGLLSGIGRKYEDENCGQCMACFTGKYPTEIYQDTELPHVKEAVLTK from the coding sequence ATGCTTGCTGAAATCAAAGGCTTAAATGAAGAATGCGGCGTATTTGGGATTTGGGGGCATGATGAAGCACCGCAGATTACGTACTACGGACTCCACAGCCTTCAGCACAGAGGTCAGGAAGGCGCCGGGATTGTGGCGACGGACGGGCAACAGCTGTCCGCCCACAAAGGGCTGGGGCTGATCACAGAAGTTTTCCAAAACGGCGAGCTTGAAAAAGTGAAGGGAAGAGGGGCGATCGGCCATGTCCGCTATGCAACGGCGGGCGGTGGCGGCTTTGAAAATGTGCAGCCGCTCCTGTTCCATTCGCAAAATAACGGCAGCCTGGCGCTGGCGCACAACGGCAACTTAGTGAACGCCAGCCAACTCAAGCAGCAGCTTGAAAATCAGGGAAGCATTTTTCAAACGTCTTCTGATACGGAAGTGCTCGCCCACTTAATTAAAAGAAGCGGGCACTTCGAGCTGAAAGATCAGATCAAAAACGCTCTTTCCATGCTGAAAGGCGCTTACGCTTTCTTGATCATGACGGAATCGGAAATGATCGTCGCCCTTGATCCGAACGGCCTCAGACCGTTATCAATCGCCATGCTCGGCGACGCGTATGTCGTCGCCTCGGAAACGTGCGCCTTTGATGTGGTCGGCGCGACCTATTTGCGCGATGTTGAACCTGGGGAAATGCTGATCATCAATGATGAAGGCATGAAATCTGAACGGTTCTCCATCAACATCAACCGCTCGATCTGCAGCATGGAGTACATTTATTTCTCAAGACCGGACAGCAATATTAACGGAATCAATGTCCACAGCGCCAGAAAGAACCTGGGCAAAAAGCTGGCCGAAGAATCCGGCGTTGAAGCGGATGTTGTCACAGGTGTCCCGGATTCCAGCATTTCGGCGGCAATCGGCTATGCCGAAGCGACAGGCATTCCTTACGAACTCGGACTGATCAAAAATCGCTATGTCGGCAGAACGTTTATTCAGCCGTCACAGTCGCTCAGAGAACAAGGCGTCAGAATGAAGCTTTCCGCGGTGCGCGGTGTCGTTGAAGGCAAGCGCGTCGTCATGGTAGATGATTCCATCGTGAGAGGGACGACGAGCCGCAGGATTGTGACGATGCTGCGCGAAGCCGGAGCGACGGAAGTGCACGTCAGAATCAGCTCTCCGCCGATCGCCCATCCGTGCTTTTACGGAATCGATACATCGACGCACGAAGAACTGATCGCTTCTTCGCATTCAGTGGAAGAAATCCGTCAGGAAATTGGCGCCGATACGCTGTCCTTCTTAAGCATTGAAGGGCTCCTTTCCGGAATCGGCAGAAAGTATGAAGACGAAAACTGCGGCCAGTGCATGGCCTGCTTTACGGGAAAATACCCGACGGAAATTTATCAGGATACTGAACTTCCGCACGTGAAAGAAGCCGTGTTGACAAAATAA
- the purM gene encoding phosphoribosylformylglycinamidine cyclo-ligase — MSESYKNAGVDIEAGYEAVKRMKKHVERTKRIGVMGSLGGFGGMFDLSELPYKKPVLISGTDGVGTKLKLAFAMDKHDTIGIDAVAMCVNDVLAQGAEPLFFLDYLALGKADPAKIEEIVGGVAEGCVQSGSALVGGETAEMPGLYTEDEYDIAGFAVGAAEKDGIVTGEKIQEGHLLIGLSSSGLHSNGFSLVRKVLLEDAGLSLSETYPPFERPLGEELLEPTKIYVKPVLEAVKTGKVDGMAHITGGGFYENLPRMMPDGLGVEIDNGSWPVPPVFPFIQEKGGLKSEEMFNVFNMGIGFVLAVKEEHMTDIIQTLENNGEKAYLIGRVKSGSGVTFGGAGLS; from the coding sequence ATGTCTGAAAGCTATAAAAACGCCGGGGTTGATATTGAGGCGGGCTATGAAGCCGTAAAACGGATGAAAAAACACGTCGAACGGACAAAGCGCATCGGTGTGATGGGTTCTCTCGGCGGATTTGGCGGGATGTTCGACCTGTCGGAGCTTCCTTACAAAAAACCGGTGCTCATTTCCGGAACGGACGGCGTCGGGACGAAGCTGAAGCTGGCTTTTGCAATGGATAAACACGATACGATCGGCATCGACGCCGTGGCCATGTGTGTCAACGATGTACTGGCTCAAGGCGCTGAGCCGCTCTTCTTTCTCGACTATCTTGCACTCGGAAAAGCAGATCCGGCCAAAATCGAAGAGATCGTAGGAGGCGTTGCCGAAGGCTGTGTGCAGTCCGGATCGGCGCTAGTCGGCGGGGAAACGGCGGAAATGCCGGGGCTTTATACCGAAGATGAATATGATATCGCCGGTTTTGCAGTTGGCGCCGCGGAAAAGGACGGGATCGTAACAGGCGAAAAGATTCAGGAAGGGCATCTTTTAATCGGGCTCTCTTCAAGCGGTCTTCACAGCAACGGCTTTTCACTCGTGCGGAAAGTTCTTCTTGAGGATGCCGGCTTGAGCCTCTCTGAAACATATCCACCTTTTGAACGGCCTCTTGGCGAAGAGCTTTTAGAGCCGACAAAAATTTATGTCAAACCTGTGCTTGAAGCGGTCAAAACAGGGAAAGTCGACGGCATGGCCCATATCACGGGCGGCGGTTTTTATGAAAATCTGCCGAGGATGATGCCCGACGGCCTTGGCGTTGAAATCGACAACGGCTCATGGCCCGTTCCTCCCGTCTTCCCGTTTATTCAGGAAAAGGGCGGTTTGAAATCAGAAGAAATGTTCAATGTCTTCAACATGGGAATCGGCTTTGTGCTGGCGGTCAAAGAAGAGCATATGACAGACATCATTCAAACGCTCGAAAACAATGGAGAAAAAGCATACTTGATCGGCCGGGTGAAAAGCGGAAGCGGCGTGACGTTTGGCGGTGCCGGACTTTCATGA
- a CDS encoding cytochrome P450, with translation MKQAKQQNPIQKALLNGKNSQDPYDPFPWYESIRKESPVHYDEDSEVWSVFLYEDVKKVISDKDFFSNQFPHTEGTNTFAKTMVSMDPPKHTRIRSIVNKAFTPRVMKAWEPRIQELTDELLKETRGREEIDLVQDFSYPLPVIVISEMLGVPAQYKEKFKEWSDLLVSLPKSDHQEDVLAWINARDQGEKELSAFFEDIIQEKRQNLGDDIISLLIQAEQEGEKLSPDELVPFCNLLLLAGNETTTNLISNAVYSILEKPGTYDALGNEPDLIPQAVEEAVRFRAPAPMIVRYVKQDIEIRGTRLKKGEGVIAFLASANRDESKFARAHEFDIHRHPNPHIGFGHGIHFCLGAPLARLEAKIALTALLKQYASMEKLSITPMANTSMYGLKHFRLRVKPAGESAPFQS, from the coding sequence GTGAAACAAGCAAAACAGCAGAACCCCATTCAAAAAGCGCTGCTTAACGGAAAGAACAGCCAGGACCCGTATGATCCGTTTCCATGGTATGAAAGCATTCGCAAGGAATCGCCTGTACACTATGATGAAGACAGCGAAGTGTGGAGCGTGTTTTTGTATGAGGATGTCAAAAAGGTGATCAGTGACAAAGACTTCTTTTCCAATCAATTTCCCCACACTGAAGGTACCAATACATTTGCCAAAACAATGGTCAGCATGGACCCGCCAAAACATACCCGGATCAGGTCGATCGTCAACAAGGCTTTTACCCCGCGCGTCATGAAAGCTTGGGAGCCGCGGATTCAGGAGCTGACGGATGAACTGCTGAAAGAGACTCGCGGACGGGAAGAAATCGATCTTGTGCAGGATTTTTCTTACCCCTTGCCCGTCATCGTCATTTCTGAAATGCTGGGCGTTCCTGCTCAGTATAAGGAGAAATTCAAGGAATGGTCCGATTTGTTGGTCAGTTTGCCAAAGAGTGATCATCAGGAAGACGTGCTGGCGTGGATAAATGCGAGAGATCAAGGAGAAAAAGAGCTGAGTGCGTTTTTTGAAGACATCATTCAAGAGAAAAGACAGAATCTAGGAGACGATATCATTTCGCTCTTAATTCAAGCTGAACAAGAAGGGGAAAAGCTTTCGCCAGATGAACTTGTGCCGTTTTGCAATCTGCTTTTGCTGGCCGGCAATGAGACGACGACGAATTTGATTTCAAATGCGGTATACAGCATTCTTGAAAAGCCGGGTACATACGATGCGCTGGGCAATGAACCCGATCTGATTCCGCAGGCTGTCGAGGAAGCTGTCCGCTTTCGCGCTCCCGCCCCGATGATCGTCCGCTATGTCAAGCAGGATATTGAGATCAGGGGGACACGGTTGAAAAAGGGAGAAGGTGTCATCGCTTTTCTTGCTTCAGCCAACCGGGATGAATCCAAATTTGCAAGGGCGCACGAATTTGATATTCACCGCCATCCGAACCCGCACATCGGATTTGGCCACGGGATTCACTTCTGCCTCGGCGCCCCGCTGGCACGGCTGGAAGCCAAAATCGCGCTGACGGCGCTTTTGAAACAATATGCTTCAATGGAAAAGCTCTCGATTACACCGATGGCAAACACCAGCATGTACGGTCTGAAACATTTCCGCCTCCGCGTGAAGCCCGCCGGAGAATCGGCGCCTTTTCAATCATGA
- the purH gene encoding bifunctional phosphoribosylaminoimidazolecarboxamide formyltransferase/IMP cyclohydrolase, producing MTIKRALISVSDKTNIVPFVKELTELGVEVISTGGTSKLLQENGVDVIGISEVTGFPEIMDGRLKTLHPNIHGGLLAVRGNEKHMAQLNEQGIKPIDLVVVNLYPFKETISKEGVTYEEAIENIDIGGPGMLRAAAKNHQDVAVIVDPRDYSPVLNDIKESGGVSLEKKRELAAKVFRHTAAYDALIADYLTNVTGEKEPEQFTVTFEKKQSLRYGENPHQEAVFYQSAIPVKGSIASANQLHGKELSYNNIKDADAAVQIVREFSEPAAAAVKHMNPCGVGTGETIAEAFNKAYAADQTSIFGGIIALNREVDKATAEVLQQIFLEIIIAPSFSEEALEILTSKKNLRLLTLDVNQPVKNEKQLTSVQGGLLIQDLDMHGFDDAEITIPTKREPTEQEWADLKLAWKVVKHVKSNAIVLAKDDMTIGVGAGQMNRVGSAKIAIEQAGEKAKGSALGSDAFFPMPDTVEEAAKAGVTAIIQPGGSVRDEDSIQKADEYGIAMVFTGIRHFKH from the coding sequence ATGACGATCAAACGCGCATTGATCAGCGTATCTGATAAAACAAACATTGTCCCTTTTGTAAAAGAATTGACAGAGCTTGGCGTTGAGGTAATTTCTACAGGCGGCACGAGCAAACTTCTTCAGGAAAACGGTGTTGATGTCATCGGCATTTCTGAAGTGACGGGCTTTCCGGAAATCATGGACGGCCGTCTGAAAACCCTTCATCCGAATATTCACGGCGGGCTTCTTGCCGTCCGCGGCAATGAAAAACATATGGCTCAGCTGAATGAACAAGGAATCAAGCCGATTGACCTTGTGGTCGTCAACCTATATCCATTTAAAGAAACGATCTCAAAAGAAGGCGTCACTTACGAAGAAGCGATTGAAAACATCGATATCGGCGGACCGGGCATGCTTCGCGCCGCGGCGAAAAACCACCAGGATGTGGCCGTCATCGTCGATCCCCGCGACTATAGCCCTGTATTGAACGACATTAAGGAATCAGGCGGCGTCTCCCTTGAGAAAAAACGCGAGCTTGCGGCGAAAGTATTCCGCCACACGGCGGCATATGACGCCTTGATCGCAGACTATTTAACAAATGTGACAGGTGAAAAAGAGCCAGAGCAGTTCACCGTGACATTCGAGAAAAAACAATCGCTCCGCTACGGGGAAAACCCGCATCAGGAAGCTGTTTTTTATCAAAGCGCCATCCCTGTGAAAGGATCGATCGCTTCAGCGAATCAGCTGCACGGAAAAGAGCTTTCCTACAACAACATTAAAGACGCGGATGCCGCGGTCCAAATCGTCCGTGAATTCTCAGAGCCGGCAGCCGCTGCCGTCAAGCATATGAACCCGTGCGGCGTAGGCACAGGAGAAACGATTGCAGAAGCGTTCAACAAAGCGTATGCAGCTGATCAAACATCGATTTTCGGCGGGATTATCGCCCTTAACCGCGAAGTCGACAAAGCGACGGCTGAAGTGCTTCAGCAAATCTTCTTGGAGATCATCATTGCCCCTTCATTCAGCGAAGAAGCGCTTGAGATTTTAACGTCCAAGAAAAACCTCCGTCTGCTCACACTCGATGTCAATCAGCCTGTCAAAAACGAAAAGCAGCTGACATCTGTTCAAGGCGGGCTTTTGATTCAGGATCTGGATATGCACGGTTTTGATGACGCCGAGATTACGATTCCGACAAAAAGAGAGCCGACCGAACAGGAATGGGCCGATCTGAAGCTTGCCTGGAAAGTCGTCAAACACGTCAAATCAAACGCCATCGTTCTCGCAAAAGACGACATGACGATCGGCGTCGGCGCCGGGCAAATGAACCGTGTCGGCTCCGCAAAAATCGCGATCGAACAGGCCGGCGAAAAAGCGAAGGGCAGCGCGCTCGGATCAGACGCATTTTTCCCGATGCCTGATACGGTCGAAGAAGCGGCTAAAGCCGGTGTGACGGCGATCATTCAGCCGGGCGGTTCGGTGCGTGATGAAGATTCGATTCAAAAAGCGGATGAATACGGAATTGCGATGGTGTTCACCGGAATCCGCCATTTCAAACATTAA
- the purL gene encoding phosphoribosylformylglycinamidine synthase subunit PurL → MSLLLEPSKEQIKEEKLYQQMGVSDDEFAMIESILGRLPNYTEIGVFSVMWSEHCSYKNSKPILKKFPTKGERVLQGPGEGAGIVDIGDNQAVVFKIESHNHPSAIEPYQGAATGVGGIIRDVFSMGARPIAVLNSLRFGELTSPRVKYLFEEVVAGIAGYGNCIGIPTVGGEVQFDSCYEGNPLVNAMCVGLINHEDIKKGQAKGVGNTVMYVGAKTGRDGIHGATFASEEMSDTSEEKRSAVQVGDPFMEKLLLEACLEVIKSDALVGIQDMGAAGLTSSSAEMASKAGSGIEMNLDLIPQRETGMTPYEMMLSESQERMLLVIERGREQEIIDIFDKYDLEAVAVGRVTDDKMLRLFHNGEKVAELPVDALAEEAPVYHKPSTVPAYYKEFLETDVPAPQVDDAKETLLALLQQPTIASKEWVYDQYDYMVRTNTVVAPGSDAAVLRIRGTKKALAMTTDCNARYLYLDPEIGGKIAVAEAARNIVCSGAEPLAVTDNLNFGNPEKPEIFWQIEKAADGISEACNVLSTPVIGGNVSLYNESNGSAIYPTPVIGMVGLIEDTAHITTQQFKAAGDLIYVIGETLPEFAGSELQKLTEGKIYGKAPALDLEVEEARQKALLKAIRSGLVQSAHDVSEGGLGVALAESVMSADGLGAEVALAGEPALLFSESQSRFIVSVKKEDRESFEKLVKDAVPIGEVTSDETLVIQGQEGKQWIHAQTEELKSAWKGAIPCLLKSKA, encoded by the coding sequence ATGTCGCTACTGCTTGAACCAAGTAAAGAACAAATTAAGGAAGAGAAACTCTATCAGCAAATGGGTGTCAGCGATGACGAGTTTGCCATGATTGAATCAATCCTTGGAAGGCTTCCAAACTATACGGAAATCGGGGTTTTTTCGGTCATGTGGTCAGAGCATTGCAGCTACAAAAATTCAAAGCCGATCCTGAAAAAGTTCCCGACTAAAGGCGAGCGTGTTCTGCAAGGTCCGGGAGAAGGCGCTGGGATCGTCGATATCGGCGACAACCAGGCGGTCGTCTTCAAAATCGAATCGCACAACCACCCGTCAGCGATCGAACCTTATCAGGGAGCGGCTACAGGCGTAGGCGGCATCATCCGCGACGTCTTCTCAATGGGCGCTCGTCCCATCGCTGTTTTGAACTCTCTTCGGTTTGGTGAACTCACTTCACCGCGTGTGAAGTACTTGTTTGAAGAAGTAGTCGCAGGCATCGCCGGCTACGGCAACTGCATCGGCATCCCGACCGTCGGCGGGGAAGTCCAGTTTGACAGCTGCTATGAAGGCAATCCGCTTGTCAATGCGATGTGTGTCGGCTTGATCAACCATGAAGACATTAAAAAAGGGCAGGCGAAAGGCGTCGGCAACACCGTCATGTACGTCGGTGCCAAAACGGGACGCGACGGCATCCATGGCGCAACCTTCGCCTCAGAGGAAATGTCTGATACTTCAGAAGAAAAGCGCTCAGCGGTTCAAGTCGGCGATCCGTTTATGGAAAAGCTGCTTCTTGAAGCGTGCCTTGAAGTCATCAAATCCGACGCTCTAGTCGGTATTCAGGACATGGGTGCGGCCGGACTGACAAGCTCCAGCGCGGAAATGGCGTCCAAAGCCGGTTCCGGCATCGAAATGAACCTTGACTTGATCCCGCAGCGGGAAACAGGAATGACACCTTACGAAATGATGCTTTCCGAGTCCCAGGAGCGCATGCTGCTCGTCATTGAGCGCGGCCGTGAACAGGAAATCATCGATATCTTCGACAAATATGACCTTGAAGCGGTAGCCGTGGGCCGGGTGACAGACGATAAAATGCTCCGTCTTTTCCATAATGGCGAAAAGGTCGCCGAGCTTCCGGTCGATGCGCTGGCAGAAGAGGCACCTGTCTACCACAAGCCTTCAACGGTTCCGGCATACTACAAAGAGTTCCTTGAAACAGACGTCCCTGCTCCACAAGTGGATGATGCGAAAGAAACGCTTCTCGCACTTTTACAGCAGCCGACGATTGCGAGCAAGGAATGGGTTTATGACCAATACGACTATATGGTGCGCACAAATACGGTCGTCGCTCCTGGCTCTGATGCGGCGGTTCTCAGAATCCGCGGCACGAAAAAAGCGCTCGCGATGACGACGGACTGCAATGCCCGCTATTTGTACCTCGATCCGGAAATCGGCGGGAAAATCGCTGTCGCTGAAGCCGCGCGCAATATCGTCTGCTCGGGAGCCGAGCCGCTCGCGGTCACAGACAACCTCAATTTCGGAAACCCGGAAAAGCCGGAAATCTTCTGGCAAATTGAAAAAGCGGCTGACGGCATCAGCGAGGCGTGCAATGTCTTAAGCACACCAGTCATCGGCGGAAACGTCTCCCTTTACAATGAATCGAACGGAAGTGCGATCTATCCGACGCCTGTCATCGGTATGGTCGGACTGATCGAAGATACGGCACACATCACGACACAGCAGTTCAAAGCAGCCGGCGATTTGATTTATGTCATCGGAGAAACGCTTCCTGAGTTTGCCGGAAGTGAGCTGCAAAAGCTGACGGAAGGAAAGATCTATGGAAAAGCCCCTGCGCTTGATCTCGAGGTTGAAGAGGCGCGGCAAAAAGCGCTCCTCAAAGCGATCCGTTCAGGGCTTGTCCAATCAGCGCACGACGTCTCAGAAGGCGGACTCGGTGTAGCGCTTGCCGAAAGCGTCATGTCTGCTGACGGCCTTGGCGCCGAAGTCGCACTTGCAGGCGAGCCGGCTTTATTATTCAGCGAATCACAATCACGATTCATCGTATCAGTGAAAAAAGAAGACCGTGAATCTTTCGAAAAGCTCGTGAAAGACGCCGTCCCTATCGGTGAAGTAACATCAGACGAAACGCTTGTCATCCAAGGTCAGGAAGGAAAACAATGGATTCATGCGCAGACGGAAGAGCTGAAAAGCGCGTGGAAAGGAGCTATCCCATGCTTGCTGAAATCAAAGGCTTAA
- the purD gene encoding phosphoribosylamine--glycine ligase, protein MNVLIIGRGGREHTLAWKAAQSPLVGTVYAAPGNDGMAGTAELVDLDEGNHKGLIAFAKENNIGLTIVGPEVPLIEGLVDEFEKAGLPVFGPSAKAAEIEGSKQFAKDLMKKYQIPTAEYDTFTSFDQAKAYVEAKGAPIVIKADGLAAGKGVTVAMTEEDAIQCLHDFLEDEKFGEASASVVIEEFLSGEEFSLMAFVKGEKVYPMVIAQDHKRAFDGDKGPNTGGMGAYSPVPQISDAVVGDAVKTILEPAAKAMVNEGRSFTGILYAGLMLTEKGTKVIEFNARFGDPETQVVLPRLESDLVQVMLDLLEDRQVELKWKDTAAVTVVLASEGYPESYEKGTPIGALTPVEEETVVFHAGTKKSGGQFVTNGGRVANVTAFADTFEAARETAYKAVKQIAKPGLFYRTDIGSRALKAAQQ, encoded by the coding sequence GTGAATGTATTGATTATCGGTAGAGGTGGAAGAGAGCATACACTCGCCTGGAAAGCGGCGCAAAGCCCTCTTGTCGGCACCGTCTACGCGGCGCCCGGAAATGACGGAATGGCCGGGACGGCCGAACTCGTTGATCTTGATGAAGGAAACCACAAGGGACTCATCGCTTTTGCAAAGGAAAACAACATCGGACTGACGATCGTCGGTCCTGAGGTCCCTTTGATTGAAGGTCTTGTCGATGAATTTGAAAAAGCGGGCTTGCCGGTATTCGGCCCTTCCGCCAAAGCCGCGGAGATCGAAGGCAGCAAACAGTTTGCGAAAGATCTGATGAAGAAATATCAGATTCCCACAGCCGAATACGACACATTTACATCATTTGATCAAGCGAAAGCCTATGTCGAAGCCAAAGGCGCGCCGATTGTCATTAAAGCGGACGGGCTTGCCGCCGGAAAAGGCGTCACAGTCGCGATGACAGAGGAAGATGCGATTCAGTGTTTGCACGACTTTCTCGAAGACGAAAAATTCGGCGAAGCCAGCGCATCCGTCGTTATCGAAGAATTTTTAAGCGGTGAAGAGTTTTCACTGATGGCTTTTGTCAAAGGTGAAAAAGTGTATCCGATGGTAATCGCACAGGATCACAAGCGGGCTTTTGACGGAGACAAAGGCCCGAATACAGGGGGGATGGGCGCCTATTCTCCTGTGCCGCAGATTTCCGACGCGGTCGTCGGGGATGCCGTCAAAACAATCCTTGAGCCCGCCGCCAAGGCGATGGTCAATGAAGGACGTTCGTTTACGGGCATCTTATATGCCGGCTTAATGCTGACCGAAAAAGGAACAAAAGTGATCGAATTCAACGCCAGATTCGGTGATCCGGAGACACAGGTCGTCCTCCCGCGCCTTGAATCAGACCTTGTGCAAGTGATGCTTGATCTGTTGGAAGACCGCCAAGTCGAGCTCAAGTGGAAAGACACGGCGGCGGTCACCGTCGTCCTCGCATCCGAAGGCTACCCGGAAAGCTATGAAAAAGGCACACCGATCGGTGCCTTGACACCGGTTGAGGAAGAGACGGTCGTCTTTCATGCAGGAACGAAAAAAAGCGGCGGGCAGTTTGTGACAAACGGCGGCCGCGTCGCCAATGTCACGGCGTTTGCCGATACGTTTGAAGCCGCAAGGGAAACAGCCTATAAAGCAGTAAAACAAATTGCCAAGCCGGGGCTCTTTTACCGGACGGATATCGGTTCGCGCGCTTTGAAAGCCGCGCAACAATAA
- a CDS encoding TetR/AcrR family transcriptional regulator C-terminal domain-containing protein codes for MIQPTDEKEVSKKFGGGGLMDSYRGDKRVTQSKNRLKMALFHLLAEKEWEKISVQDITKQANLNRTTFYQHYQDKYDLLLQNVSEMFAAMQKEIFSPLDAELSGDKPEAYWYVLRFYQHLKKNSPDFTIIMNRRYELNIKELLQDFWNDSFLTGIKKAAAGEVEHTVPLDIQRQFVISAYAGTAAWWLENGMPYTPEFMAESMISLIQKKPI; via the coding sequence ATGATTCAACCAACAGATGAGAAAGAAGTGTCGAAAAAGTTCGGAGGAGGAGGCTTGATGGACAGCTACCGCGGGGACAAGCGGGTGACGCAATCGAAAAACCGTTTAAAAATGGCCCTTTTTCACCTGCTTGCTGAAAAAGAATGGGAAAAGATATCCGTACAGGACATTACAAAACAGGCAAACTTGAATCGAACGACATTTTATCAGCATTACCAAGACAAATATGATTTGCTGCTCCAAAATGTGAGCGAGATGTTTGCAGCCATGCAAAAAGAGATTTTCTCGCCCCTTGATGCTGAGCTCTCCGGGGACAAGCCCGAAGCGTACTGGTATGTGCTGCGTTTCTATCAGCATTTAAAAAAGAACAGCCCTGATTTTACGATCATCATGAACAGACGGTATGAACTGAATATTAAGGAATTGCTTCAGGATTTTTGGAATGACAGCTTTTTGACGGGCATTAAAAAAGCTGCAGCCGGTGAAGTTGAACATACAGTGCCCTTGGACATTCAGCGGCAGTTCGTGATTTCCGCTTATGCGGGTACGGCGGCATGGTGGCTTGAAAACGGAATGCCTTATACACCGGAATTTATGGCGGAATCCATGATCAGCCTGATCCAAAAAAAGCCGATATAA
- the purN gene encoding phosphoribosylglycinamide formyltransferase: MKKFAVFASGSGTNFAAILKKMKEENWDAEIVLVVCDKPQAKVLERAEEAGIPSFAFQPKSFENKAAFEQIIVEQLRLHGAEWIVLAGYMRLIGDTLLSAYRNKIVNIHPSLLPAFPGIDAIGQAYRAGVKVAGITVHYVDAGMDTGPIIAQRALELEKDETLESLEEKIHNLEHELYPEVIKELLELNGRGEKE; encoded by the coding sequence ATGAAAAAATTTGCGGTTTTTGCATCAGGAAGCGGAACGAATTTTGCAGCGATCTTAAAGAAGATGAAAGAAGAAAACTGGGATGCCGAAATCGTGCTTGTCGTCTGTGACAAGCCGCAGGCGAAAGTGCTTGAAAGAGCGGAAGAAGCCGGAATCCCGTCATTTGCCTTCCAGCCGAAATCGTTCGAAAACAAAGCGGCTTTTGAACAGATCATCGTCGAACAGCTGCGTCTCCACGGGGCGGAGTGGATCGTACTGGCGGGTTACATGAGGCTGATCGGTGACACGCTTCTTTCGGCATACCGGAACAAAATCGTCAACATCCATCCGTCGCTCCTCCCGGCTTTTCCGGGAATTGACGCGATCGGACAAGCGTACAGAGCCGGTGTGAAAGTAGCCGGAATCACAGTTCATTATGTTGATGCAGGCATGGATACAGGACCGATCATCGCTCAGCGGGCCCTTGAGCTTGAAAAAGACGAAACATTGGAATCCCTGGAAGAAAAGATTCACAATTTGGAACACGAACTTTATCCGGAAGTCATCAAAGAGCTTCTTGAACTAAATGGCAGAGGTGAGAAGGAATGA